cacacacacacacacacacacacacacacacacacacacacacacacacacaaacacacacacgcacacacacacacacacacacacacacacacacacacacacacactaacacgcgcgcgcgcgcgcacgcgcGTAAACTCACCAGTTGTGTGTGACAGGAAGATGCTAAGGATTGGCCTCTATGGTTGAACAGGATATTCGCGTGTGGATTTATGTTCTTCAGGACAGCCAGCTGATTCCTCAAGCTGTTCCTCTCCTCCAGAAGATGAACTCTCTCCGCCATGTACTTTTCCacatcttcatgcagttttgaTTCTTTCTTCGTGAATTCGTTTAATTTTTTGGCCGTATCCTGCTGGCAGTCATTGATCACCCTTTCCAGGGTATCGATCTTCAACTTCTGCTCATTATTGATCTGCCACATCCTCAAGTGGTTTGTGTcaaattccttcaatttctgCTGAATGTCTTTTTGGAACCTTGTAGAGAGAGGGCTGCAGTTGGCTTTGATCAGTTCCAGTTGACTATTAAACCCATGGTGGGAGAGCCCCTGCCTTGTGGACAGGCTTTTGAAGCTATGTTCATAGCTTTTTTTAACATTGTCCATTACAATCTGGAAGTCCCTGCTCAAAGATGTACAGTTCCCATTAAGATCCTTCAGCTGTTTAACCAACTCTCTCTTTTCGCCGTTCAGCTTCACTACTTCCAAGATCTGCTTTGCCTTCTCGAGCTCATGGTCAGCCTTGAGCTTTGCAAGCTGGGTTTGGACACTGGAATAGTTTCTCAGCAAGTTGTTAAATTTTACATCATGGGTGCTGCCTGGAGTTATGAAGAATGTTGAAACAACATTAACATTTTTTGgctattattttcaaaattttcatTTCCAGCTGTAACAATACACAATCCATTTTGGGCATGGTGTGGCAGAACTCACTGGAATCACAGTGTTCCAGCGCTTGCTGGGAAAGTAGACTAGTGTGAGAACATCAATGTATAGTGGGCACATGGTGTACAATGCACTGTGCACCCGTGCATAGTTGGGCCTATTTGGGACCATTTGGCATCAGTGTATGGGGTACACAGCAATTCAATACATTGTTAGAGCATTATGCAGAGGTTCTTGTATCCAATATACACTGCATGGTATGCTTACAGTATAATGGGCGATATGGCATAATGGGAGCATAGTGAACCAAATCTTTGGAACAGAGAGCATCAATGCATGTGACAGTAGTGGGTGGAGGGAAACCTGTGACGCGAAGTACATTGTTTTTGTGCACCCTGATACATGTTGCTGTCTATTGCGATCTAACGAATGTGATCGAGAACATGGAATTGGAAAGCATAAAACATATCAACCTGTCTTggaacacgatcctttatccgaacttctaaaatctggaaagccccaaaatccggtaagtggggagagaggtggccggtgcttgggggaggcggccgagggtccggcgcttgggggaggtggccaggcggccaagggaccgatgattgggggaggcagccgagggaccggaggttgggggagacggcagggcgaggaagggagtaggggtgaataaggcagcacaatttgggtgtgctttccgaaatccggaaaaatccgaaattcagagcacactgtcccccaagggttccggataaaggatcgtgtacctgtatagaTTGAGGATATTCATCCCTTTGAATTTATTCAACATCAATAAGTTCATGTCTGTCTTTCATCAACTCTCCATCTGGGCTAACTCATGGGCCAGCAGCAATCTTACTAATTTTCATCTTGAAATTTTTAATTGGCCATTGTTTTGTGAAGAATTCCATATTCCCACCGCTCCCTGATGAAGAGCTTCACTGGACAGAGCATGTCCTCATAAAAATGTTCCCTTCCGGGTCAAGGGCTTACCTTGAAAATAGGGTAAGAATGGGAAATTGTTCCGTGGGATGGTAAAATTCTGTGGATCGAAAGAAGCCAGAGTTATTGTCACGAAACACACAATAATTTCTCTGAGATATTCCAGatcattcaccagagaaaagaggCAACCGGCAGTAATTCCCTAGTGGAACAACCTTCGTGAGGTTTTCATAAGATACCAGCAAAGAAAGATGTGGACTTGACCACAAAATCCCCAGGGATTCTGAGAAACGGAAAGATTTGTGAGTGGGTATTGTGACGAGATGCATGAATCAGGAAAAGAATGACAGACCTGTAAATAATGGAGAGTTTTGAAATCAGCAGGAAATCTGCCTTTCATATAACACTTTTAAAATAACATTTCCCAGGGAAACATCAACTCCACAACGACATCATTAACTTGCTACTAAATTGTCCTTATCATGTTTCACTCCCACCAAACTGCACTTTCAACAACATTGCACAGATTAAATGTTCAGTATTCCTCGCCTGGTTCCTGTTGGTTTCCTTAATATCTTTTCATGAACTAAAATTCTCCTGAAGTGTCCTGCGATATCTTGCTCTGTGGGAGGTGCAATGTAAATGCAAGTTTAGTGAATGCCTTAGTCCCAAAGCAAAGATCTTGACTTTCTACAGAATTTTTATTGACCTCCAGACCACCCAAATTGTTTTACAAAAGAAAAGATACATTTAAGCCAAAGCATGAGGGTGAAAATAGAGGTCTGCTCACAGACAGGAGTGCAGGCACCAACAGTTGCTGGTCAGTGTAGCAATAAATGGTGGGTGGTATCACAAGTAGTAGAAGGCAAGTAGTGTTTCACACTGTTCAGTGCTGGgactcctctgtttcccctctctgTTAATAATTTTGACCTGGACATCAGATGTGCCCTTTTAAGATTTGAC
This genomic window from Narcine bancroftii isolate sNarBan1 chromosome 3, sNarBan1.hap1, whole genome shotgun sequence contains:
- the LOC138756468 gene encoding plasmalemma vesicle-associated protein-like, with translation MDHNSYPMKKLGYNTKEHKKVKSNSCSFYVRYCLLCTSVIQMLIILGLVLFMIYGSNHESQQSQLLNSQNQSMKLIDDINKVQSILAYRKKELKNCLYKSGNLTIQLSRINKTCIIRKNFTIPRNNFPFLPYFQGSTHDVKFNNLLRNYSSVQTQLAKLKADHELEKAKQILEVVKLNGEKRELVKQLKDLNGNCTSLSRDFQIVMDNVKKSYEHSFKSLSTRQGLSHHGFNSQLELIKANCSPLSTRFQKDIQQKLKEFDTNHLRMWQINNEQKLKIDTLERVINDCQQDTAKKLNEFTKKESKLHEDVEKYMAERVHLLEERNSLRNQLAVLKNINPHANILFNHRGQSLASSCHTQLEIVTQMDALLEVKNRLLADKEQEIERLKQQLNVQNINCLVQIEKQKQSSCRASG